CAAGTCTTTATCTGCACAATATGAGCATACGGTGCTTGTGACTGATGATGGTTATGATATTTTGACTGACCGTACCCTAGTTTAGGGTTCTCATTACTCAAGAAAATTTGTTTATCCTGTGAATAGGTAGTTTTCAGGATAAAGCATATGGCGATCGCCCCTCCGAATATACAGATTATTGATGCAGGACAAGCAACAACAGCAGAAGCCCTCGCATTATTCGACAGCCTTGCACCTGTAAGCCTCGATTTTATGTGGGGACGTTGGCGCGGCGAGGGGATTGATACAGGTCACCTGATGGACGGCATGTTGGAAATGTCCAATTGGTACGGCAAAGAATTTATCGATACAGAGACAGTTCATCCCCTACTATTTGCCAACAGACGCGGTGAAATTTTTAAAGTTGCTCCCCTTGCCTCTGCGATGGATATGGTATTAAAACTGCCAATGCCCAACAATCCTTCTTTCAAACCATTACTCATTGCCCTCACTTCTCTATTCAACACAGATAAAAGTCAAGCACGCTTACGCATGATGGAAAATCGCGGCAAAGTGACCGCAACGATGATTTACGATTACTTGCCCATCAACGACTCCTTTAGAAAGCTAGATGAAAATCGAGTTTTTGGCATTATGGATTTCAAAAAAATTCAGCAGCCCTTTTTCTTCGTTTTAACGCGTGATCAAGTCAAACCCTAACTGGCTGTCTAAAACTACTTGAGAGGAGGAAGATTCTGATAGGGCTGATATTTCGCTTGGTTACGACCTTCAGCTTTGGCTAAATATAAAGCGCGATCAGCACTAGCAATGAGCTCAACAGGACTAAGTTGGGGGTGGGCTTGAACGCTGGAAACGCCACAGCTCACCGTCACAAAAGAAGATGTCAAAGATTTTTCATGTGCGACTTTAAGGTCTACAACTTTATCGCAAATACGCTCGGCAACGTGGCTTGCTCCAGCTTCATCGGTATTCGGCAGGACGATAATAAATTCTTCACCACCATAACGTGCCACAAGGTCACTATCCCGTAAGCTTTGCTGGATACTGGCAACGACTTGTTGTAGGCAGCGATCGCCCACTTGGTGACCATAAAAATCGTTATACAGTTTAAAATGGTCAATATCACACATTATCAAAGAGAGAGGTTTGCCATCGCGCTCGCACTTCCACCATGTTTGGTATAAATATTCTTCAAAATAACGGCGATTTGCCACTTGGGTGAGAGCATCTAAAGTTGCCATTTTTTGCAACTCATGGCTGTAGTAACTTCCCATAATTAAAGATGCCGTCACAAAGCCGCAGACAGCGGGGATTGCGGGCATCCACCATCCCAGTAGAAAAGCACCATAGGAACAACTCACAATAATTGCCGTGCCCACACCCAGATAACCCACTAAAAGCAAATTGTGGATCGCCATGCGTCGCGGTAAGCCGCGCACATTTAGCATTAACCAACGACCACTAGCCCCGGCGATCGCCCAAACAAATACCAACAACCATTCTCCCTGTTGCGGCATCATCTTAAACAAAGCCCGACCGTTCACCGCCCCTTGAACCAACTGACTCACAATATGAGCATGAATAAACACACCCGGTGTTGAAGACGTTTGTTGATGCGAGACATTTAGCTGATTGCCCTGCGCACGATTATAAGGTGTCAATAATTGAGCACCATTACTATCACTCGTAATCCCAATAATAACGATTCGATTCTTGAGAGGCAGCTTATCGACACTTTCCACCAATTCCGCTGGAATATCCCCAGCCATCAGATCCCGCATCGAAACCGTATAAAAATGTTGAGGACCACCACCACGATAATTCAGCATCACTTGATAGCCACCATTGTCGACTCGAACATAGCCGCCATCATTACTTTCAAGTAACCGAAATTGCGTTTTGCCTAAACGAGCATATTCTTTATTGATGGGATTGCCGAGTAATGGCAGCGTAAATTTTGGTTGCTCAAGTTCAATGGAAATACCTTCTTGTTCCAGATAGTTCAGAGCCACTTGAAGTGCAAAACTACCTTCCACCTCTTGACCTTCCCCAGATCGCACCGACAATAACGCCCGTCGTGCCACACCATCAGCATCCACAATAATGTCAGAAAAGCCAACCTGGTCTTTTTTTTCGAGAACTTCTGGTGCCGCAACTTTCGTCCCAATGGTTTTGTTCGTACCAATTAAA
The [Limnothrix rosea] IAM M-220 genome window above contains:
- a CDS encoding DUF4334 domain-containing protein, with amino-acid sequence MAIAPPNIQIIDAGQATTAEALALFDSLAPVSLDFMWGRWRGEGIDTGHLMDGMLEMSNWYGKEFIDTETVHPLLFANRRGEIFKVAPLASAMDMVLKLPMPNNPSFKPLLIALTSLFNTDKSQARLRMMENRGKVTATMIYDYLPINDSFRKLDENRVFGIMDFKKIQQPFFFVLTRDQVKP
- a CDS encoding CHASE2 domain-containing protein; its protein translation is MASNQVHTFHSKLGILKVAKVAIGTSIFTVLATLTGIFQGAEWSLWDRYFIWRSYEVKDPEIVVVTIDEAEATASGTWPLSDLALAELLQIIDQQEPKVIGLNLFRNLPVGEGETALNEAFRTIPNLIGTNKTIGTKVAAPEVLEKKDQVGFSDIIVDADGVARRALLSVRSGEGQEVEGSFALQVALNYLEQEGISIELEQPKFTLPLLGNPINKEYARLGKTQFRLLESNDGGYVRVDNGGYQVMLNYRGGGPQHFYTVSMRDLMAGDIPAELVESVDKLPLKNRIVIIGITSDSNGAQLLTPYNRAQGNQLNVSHQQTSSTPGVFIHAHIVSQLVQGAVNGRALFKMMPQQGEWLLVFVWAIAGASGRWLMLNVRGLPRRMAIHNLLLVGYLGVGTAIIVSCSYGAFLLGWWMPAIPAVCGFVTASLIMGSYYSHELQKMATLDALTQVANRRYFEEYLYQTWWKCERDGKPLSLIMCDIDHFKLYNDFYGHQVGDRCLQQVVASIQQSLRDSDLVARYGGEEFIIVLPNTDEAGASHVAERICDKVVDLKVAHEKSLTSSFVTVSCGVSSVQAHPQLSPVELIASADRALYLAKAEGRNQAKYQPYQNLPPLK